The nucleotide window CCATCCTACTAGATAGATTGCATTTTGCAAACTACAAAAGGGCTTTCAAGGTTTGTCATCGACGGTCGCATTGCTTATCATATGAGCTTTGTGCCCCCAGGAGATAGCAAATGCTCAGCCCTTTAGCAGGCAAACCAGCCACCAATGACATGCTCGTCAACGTACCGCGTCTGGTCACTACCTATTACAGTGTCAAACCTGACGTCAATGTCGCCTCCGAGCGCGTCGCCTTTGGCACCTCGGGACATCGTGGCTCAGCATTTAATCGCGCTTTTAATGAGGACCATATCCTGGCTGTGACCCAGGCTATTTGTCTTTATCGCCAGGAGCAGGGCATAAATGGACCCCTTTATCTCGGTATCGACACCCATGCCCTCTCTGAGCCTGCCTTTGCCAGCGCTATGGAAGTGCTTGCCGCCAACGAAGTCAACGTGATGATCGATGCTGAGCTGGGCTATACGCCTACTCCGGCTATCTCTCTGGCTATTCTCAACTACAACAAAGGGCGCAAGAGCGGACTGGCAGATGGTATTGTCATCACTCCCTCACACAACCCGCCACGAGACGGTGGCTATAAGTACAATCCACCAAATGGTGGACCAGCTGACACCAATGTCACTGCCTGGGTGGAGCAAAAGGCCAATGAGTTTCTCGCCAATAAGTTAGCCGGAGTCAAGCGTGTCAGCTTTAGCCAGGCGATGGCTGCCAGCACTACTCATAAGTTTGACTACGTAGGGCTCTATGTCAAAGAGCTAAACAGCGTAATCAATCTAGATGCTATCCAGGCATCAGGACTAAAAGCTGGCGTCGATCCTCTGGGCGGTGCTGGTATTGCTTACTGGGAGCGCCTCATCGCTGACTATAAGCTGCCCATCGAGATGGTCAACAACAAAGTCGATCCCACTTTTGGCTTTATGACCGTTGATTGGGATGGCAAAATCCGCATGGATTGCTCGTCACCATATGCGATGGCAAGTCTGATTGGTTTGCGTGATCGTTTTGATATCGCTTTTGCCAATGATACCGACCATGATCGTCATGGTATCGTCACTCCATCTGGTCTGATGAATCCTAACCACTTCCTCTCAGTGGCTATCGACTATCTCTTCCGCAACCGCAAAGACTGGCGCGCTGACTCTGCTATAGGCAAGACAGTAGTAAGCACCAGTTTGATTGATCGTATCGCCGCCAAGCTTGGCCGCAAGCTCGTGGAAGTACCGGTCGGCTTTAAATGGTTTGTCGACGGACTTATTGATGGATCGTTTGGCTTTGGTGGCGAAGAGAGCGCGGGAGCGTCCTTCCTCCGCAAAGACGGCTCGGTCTGGACCACTGACAAAGACGGTATCATCCTTGCTTTGCTATCAGCCGAAATCACCGCTGTGACCGGCAAGGACCCGAGTAAGTATTACGGCGAATTGACTAAAGAGTTTGGCGCTCCTTGCTATGCCCGCATCGACGCTCCAGCTACCCCTGAGCAAAAGTCTAAGTTGAAGAAACTCTCGGCTAAAGATGTCACCGCGCAAGAGTTTGCTGGTGAAAAAATCACAGGCAAATTTACTGAGGCAGCTGGTAACAACGAAGCTATCGGTGGACTAAAAGTCGTCACCGAAAACGGCTGGTTTGCTGCTCGTCCGTCTGGTACTGAGGACGTATACAAAATCTACGCTGAATCATTTAAGAGCGAAGAACATCTCAAACAAATCCAGACAGAAGCGCAAGAGCTTGTGACACAGGTGCTTTCACCGGCTGCGCAAAAGGCTTAGGTCTTTTGCCTACTTCTTTACGATCGTCTTTACTTTGCTTTTGAGTCGTGTGACGAGAGCTGCCATGTCTTCGTAGCGACCAAATGAGGGGACTAGATAAGTGCCCTGGATGATGGGGCGCAGTTCTTCCAGTAGCTCTTCGGCTAGTTGGAGACCTACTTTGGCGCCTTCTTCACCGGCTTTGGACATGGCTTCGCGGATATGTTTAGGGATAGAGATACCAGGCACTTCGTTGTGTAGATATTCGGCATGCTTTGAGCTATGCAGTGGCATGATGCCTACAAGTAGCGGTACTGGCGATCCTTCCATTTCATCAAGGAAGTCTGTCAGGTCGCTCTTGCGATAAATTGGCTGAGTCATGATAAAGTCAGCTCCAGCCTCAATTTTGCGACGGATACGATCTAATTCCAGTGCTCTGTTTTGAGTGGTCGGATTGAGTGCGCAGCCGATAGAGAGCGTCAGTGGCGTACCGATGGTATTACCGGCGATGTCTTGCCCGGAGTTGAGTTGTTTGATGATTTTGATCAGACCTATGGAGTCTACGTCATACACTGCTGTAGCGTGAGCGTAGTTACCGAGAGCTGGTGGGTCACCGGTCAGCGCCAGGATGTTTTTAAGACCGAGTGCCTGACAGCCTAAGAGGTCTGCTTGGATGCCCATGAGATTGCGGTCTCTCGTGGTGAAATGGATTATGGTCTCGACGTCCAGTTTTTGACTGAGCAATTGGCACGTTGCCAGTGATGACATACGCACACGAGCCATGGGACTGTCGCCTACGTTTATCGCGTCAGCACCA belongs to Candidatus Obscuribacter sp. and includes:
- a CDS encoding alpha-D-glucose phosphate-specific phosphoglucomutase, which gives rise to MLSPLAGKPATNDMLVNVPRLVTTYYSVKPDVNVASERVAFGTSGHRGSAFNRAFNEDHILAVTQAICLYRQEQGINGPLYLGIDTHALSEPAFASAMEVLAANEVNVMIDAELGYTPTPAISLAILNYNKGRKSGLADGIVITPSHNPPRDGGYKYNPPNGGPADTNVTAWVEQKANEFLANKLAGVKRVSFSQAMAASTTHKFDYVGLYVKELNSVINLDAIQASGLKAGVDPLGGAGIAYWERLIADYKLPIEMVNNKVDPTFGFMTVDWDGKIRMDCSSPYAMASLIGLRDRFDIAFANDTDHDRHGIVTPSGLMNPNHFLSVAIDYLFRNRKDWRADSAIGKTVVSTSLIDRIAAKLGRKLVEVPVGFKWFVDGLIDGSFGFGGEESAGASFLRKDGSVWTTDKDGIILALLSAEITAVTGKDPSKYYGELTKEFGAPCYARIDAPATPEQKSKLKKLSAKDVTAQEFAGEKITGKFTEAAGNNEAIGGLKVVTENGWFAARPSGTEDVYKIYAESFKSEEHLKQIQTEAQELVTQVLSPAAQKA